One window of Sinorhizobium numidicum genomic DNA carries:
- the betI gene encoding choline-binding transcriptional repressor BetI: MRLTKISDIRKRELRRAAFEVLQREGMAGATLEKVASQAGASKGIVLHYFANKQELFEHAMREANAALRDAVVARLNRATTSLERLEAIIEGNFEERFFQPSICHAWLSLCAEVPRDPQLARIQKVIHARMRSNLMSALIHLLPEDECEAVVLGITALIDGLWLRLGLQSEGLTREDALRQMRDYLSHRLTSAAQASVDDL, from the coding sequence ATGAGGCTGACCAAGATCAGCGATATCCGAAAGCGTGAACTCAGACGGGCGGCGTTCGAGGTCCTGCAGCGTGAGGGCATGGCGGGGGCAACGCTGGAGAAGGTTGCTTCTCAAGCAGGCGCATCGAAGGGCATCGTCCTGCATTACTTCGCCAACAAGCAGGAGCTGTTCGAGCATGCGATGCGCGAGGCGAACGCCGCCTTGAGGGATGCCGTGGTGGCGCGCTTGAACCGCGCCACAACCTCGTTAGAACGACTGGAAGCAATCATCGAAGGCAACTTCGAAGAACGCTTCTTCCAGCCTTCCATTTGCCATGCCTGGCTATCGCTCTGCGCCGAGGTGCCGCGCGACCCGCAGCTAGCGCGCATCCAAAAAGTAATTCATGCGCGGATGCGATCAAACCTCATGTCGGCGCTGATCCACCTCCTGCCGGAGGACGAATGCGAGGCCGTGGTTCTTGGCATTACCGCGCTGATCGATGGGCTGTGGCTGCGACTCGGTCTGCAATCGGAGGGACTGACGCGTGAGGATGCGCTTCGTCAGATGCGCGACTATCTCTCTCATCGGCTGACCTCCGCCGCGCAAGCATCAGTCGACGATCTGTAA
- a CDS encoding GNAT family N-acetyltransferase has translation MRPNCPRSRVRPSPGPIRGCSTTEISTLYVQPRHHGKGIGKGLLNEGLRKCATDGVPLL, from the coding sequence ATGCGCCCGAATTGCCCCCGCTCCCGGGTCAGACCAAGTCCGGGACCTATTCGGGGCTGCTCAACAACAGAAATTAGCACTCTGTACGTTCAACCGAGGCACCACGGCAAAGGGATCGGTAAAGGCCTGCTGAATGAAGGTTTGCGCAAATGTGCCACCGACGGCGTCCCGCTATTGTGA
- a CDS encoding IS110 family transposase: MTEVSTIGLDIAKRVFQAHGANASGAAVFSKKIARAKLLGFFASQPRCVVAIEACGGAHYWAREIGRLGHTVRLIPPAYVKPFVKRHKNDAADAEAICEAAQRPSMRFVAVKEEEQQASAIVFRARDLLVRQRTQLINALRGHLMEYGWIVPQGPSHIAVLIEGIEDPACPLPESARTALKVLIDSLRVLDEQIASLDGEIARRSREDAVARRLMTIPGVGPITATAIVALAPPAGMFRKGRDFAAWLGLAPLQKSSGGKQKLGAISKMGERTLRRLLIIGASAVVLQAGRRGAPTGSWLGQMMARKPRMLVTVALANKMARIVWALLASGGIYRAPAAAA; the protein is encoded by the coding sequence GTGACTGAGGTTAGCACAATCGGGTTGGACATTGCGAAGCGGGTTTTTCAGGCGCACGGCGCGAATGCGTCGGGTGCGGCTGTTTTCAGCAAGAAGATCGCGCGCGCAAAGCTGCTTGGCTTCTTCGCCTCACAGCCCCGATGCGTCGTAGCGATAGAGGCTTGCGGCGGAGCGCATTACTGGGCGCGCGAGATCGGCAGGCTCGGCCACACGGTTCGGCTGATCCCGCCAGCCTATGTGAAGCCGTTCGTGAAGCGGCACAAGAACGATGCCGCCGATGCCGAGGCGATATGCGAGGCGGCACAACGCCCGAGTATGCGGTTTGTGGCCGTGAAGGAGGAAGAGCAGCAGGCAAGCGCCATTGTTTTCCGCGCCCGCGATCTGCTGGTTCGTCAGCGCACGCAGCTCATCAATGCCTTGCGCGGCCATCTGATGGAATATGGCTGGATCGTGCCGCAGGGCCCGTCTCACATAGCGGTGCTCATCGAGGGGATCGAGGATCCGGCCTGCCCGCTGCCGGAGAGCGCCCGTACGGCCTTGAAGGTGCTGATCGATAGCCTGCGGGTACTGGACGAGCAGATTGCCAGCCTGGATGGCGAGATCGCGCGACGCTCGCGCGAAGATGCGGTTGCCCGGCGGTTGATGACCATCCCCGGCGTCGGCCCGATCACCGCGACCGCGATCGTGGCCCTGGCTCCGCCGGCGGGAATGTTCCGCAAGGGCCGCGACTTTGCAGCCTGGCTCGGCCTTGCCCCGTTGCAGAAGTCGAGCGGCGGCAAACAGAAGCTCGGTGCCATCTCAAAGATGGGCGAGCGAACGTTGCGACGGCTGCTGATCATCGGCGCGAGCGCCGTCGTGCTGCAGGCCGGCAGACGCGGTGCGCCGACCGGATCATGGCTGGGGCAGATGATGGCGCGCAAGCCGCGCATGCTGGTGACGGTGGCGCTGGCCAACAAGATGGCGAGGATCGTCTGGGCGCTGTTGGCCAGCGGCGGCATTTATCGGGCTCCGGCCGCGGCGGCGTGA
- a CDS encoding YciI family protein: protein MRYLCLFYIDQNLADAASKEEWAEIDRESLASNEDLKRSGHYLASNALADPKTAKTLRVRAGKASWTDGPFAETKEHLGGFLLIEAKDLAEAMEIAERDSLARMGAIEVRETAGF from the coding sequence ATGCGCTACCTTTGTCTCTTCTACATCGATCAAAACCTTGCTGACGCCGCCAGCAAGGAGGAATGGGCCGAGATCGACCGGGAGTCCCTAGCTTCCAATGAAGATCTCAAGCGATCAGGCCACTATCTCGCCTCCAACGCTCTTGCCGATCCAAAGACCGCAAAGACATTGCGCGTTCGTGCCGGCAAGGCGAGTTGGACCGACGGGCCCTTCGCAGAGACCAAGGAGCATCTGGGTGGCTTCCTGCTCATCGAAGCGAAGGACCTTGCGGAGGCGATGGAGATCGCGGAGCGGGACTCGCTCGCGCGGATGGGGGCGATCGAGGTGCGCGAGACCGCCGGTTTTTAG
- the dxr gene encoding 1-deoxy-D-xylulose-5-phosphate reductoisomerase, with protein sequence MASGEDTRRRLTILGSTGSIGTNTLDVVDRLGGRDRFEVAALTGNGNIPLLAEQARRLRAELAVTADEHRYDELKTALAGSGIAVAAGRSGLIEAAERDAGWVMAAIVGNAGLAPTLAAARRGADIALANKECLVSAGSLFLEAVARGGGRLLPVDSEHNAIFQVLENDQRHAVERVILTASGGPFRTKTLDEMRHVTADVARAHPNWSMGLKISIDSASMFNKALEMIEARHLFGLRPEQIEVVVHPQSVIHSMVGYSDGSVLAQLGCPDMRTAIGYALSYPKRCALPIERLDFAKLARLDFEAPDETRFPALRLARRAMEAGGVQGAVLNGAKETALEAFIKGRIGFLAMAEIVEKVMDKLSNLPAAATMDDVFAADEKARQTAAGLIPIQ encoded by the coding sequence ATGGCATCCGGCGAGGACACGAGGCGCCGTCTGACGATACTGGGCTCCACAGGATCGATCGGAACCAATACGCTCGACGTCGTCGACCGGCTCGGCGGACGGGACCGCTTTGAAGTCGCGGCCCTGACTGGCAACGGCAATATACCGCTTCTTGCCGAACAGGCGCGCCGGCTGCGCGCGGAATTGGCGGTGACGGCCGACGAGCATCGTTATGACGAACTCAAGACGGCGCTCGCCGGCAGCGGCATTGCGGTCGCCGCCGGACGCAGCGGCCTGATCGAAGCGGCTGAGCGGGACGCCGGTTGGGTGATGGCGGCGATCGTCGGCAATGCGGGCCTCGCCCCGACGCTCGCGGCTGCGCGGCGCGGCGCCGATATCGCGCTTGCCAACAAGGAATGCCTCGTCTCGGCCGGCAGTCTCTTTCTCGAAGCCGTCGCCCGGGGTGGCGGGCGGCTTTTGCCCGTCGACAGCGAGCACAACGCCATCTTTCAGGTGCTGGAAAATGATCAGCGCCACGCCGTCGAGCGCGTCATCCTGACGGCCTCGGGCGGCCCCTTCCGCACGAAGACCCTCGACGAGATGCGGCATGTGACGGCCGACGTCGCCCGCGCCCATCCCAACTGGTCGATGGGCCTGAAGATTTCGATCGACAGCGCCTCGATGTTCAACAAGGCGCTGGAGATGATTGAGGCGCGCCATCTCTTCGGCCTTCGCCCGGAACAGATCGAGGTGGTCGTCCATCCGCAGTCGGTGATCCATTCGATGGTCGGCTACAGCGACGGATCGGTGCTTGCGCAGCTCGGCTGCCCCGACATGCGCACCGCCATCGGCTATGCTCTTTCCTATCCGAAGCGCTGCGCGCTGCCGATCGAACGGCTTGATTTCGCAAAGCTCGCGCGGCTCGATTTCGAAGCACCGGACGAGACCCGCTTTCCGGCGCTTCGCCTGGCGCGGCGCGCGATGGAGGCGGGCGGCGTTCAGGGTGCTGTGCTGAACGGCGCCAAGGAGACCGCACTCGAGGCCTTCATCAAGGGGCGGATCGGCTTCCTTGCCATGGCGGAAATCGTCGAAAAAGTGATGGACAAGCTATCCAATCTGCCGGCGGCGGCAACCATGGACGATGTCTTTGCCGCCGACGAAAAAGCCCGGCAGACGGCTGCCGGGCTCATCCCAATCCAATAG
- the hemA gene encoding 5-aminolevulinate synthase has product MDFESFFKDELDGLHQEGRYRVFADLARQRGEFPKATRYTADGTQEVTVWCSNDYLGMGQNPIVTEAMKRAIDECGAGAGGTRNISGTNHYHVLLERELADLHGKESALLFTSGYVSNWAALGTLCSKIPGIIVFSDAGNHASMIEGIRHSKCERVIFKHNSVADLEAKLAAADPRAPKIIAFESVYSMDGDIAPIKEFCDLADKYGAITYLDEVHAVGMYGPRGGGIAEREGLMHRLTVIEGTLGKAFGVMGGYITGSAALCDFIRSFASGFIFTTALPPALAAGALASIRHLKESQVERFAHQERVRRLRSLLDQRGIPHMVNPSHIVPVIVGDAAKCKWISDLLLDNFGVYVQPINYPTVPKKTERLRITPTPLHSDADIDHLVGALHSLWSRCALARAVA; this is encoded by the coding sequence ATGGATTTCGAGAGTTTCTTCAAAGACGAGCTGGACGGACTGCATCAGGAAGGCCGCTATCGGGTTTTCGCTGATCTTGCTCGCCAGCGCGGTGAGTTCCCGAAGGCGACGCGCTACACGGCAGACGGCACCCAGGAAGTCACGGTCTGGTGCTCGAACGACTATCTCGGCATGGGCCAGAATCCGATCGTCACGGAAGCGATGAAACGCGCCATCGACGAATGCGGCGCCGGTGCAGGCGGAACGCGCAACATCTCCGGCACCAATCACTATCATGTCCTGCTCGAGCGCGAGCTCGCCGACCTGCACGGCAAGGAATCGGCGCTGCTGTTCACCTCCGGCTACGTCTCGAACTGGGCAGCACTCGGAACGCTCTGTTCCAAGATTCCTGGCATCATCGTCTTCTCGGACGCCGGGAATCACGCTTCGATGATCGAGGGGATCCGTCATTCGAAATGCGAACGCGTCATCTTCAAGCACAATTCGGTGGCCGATCTCGAAGCCAAGCTCGCCGCGGCCGATCCGCGTGCGCCCAAAATCATTGCGTTTGAATCCGTCTATTCCATGGATGGCGACATCGCGCCGATCAAGGAATTCTGCGACCTCGCCGATAAATACGGCGCGATAACCTATCTCGACGAAGTGCATGCGGTCGGCATGTACGGCCCGCGTGGCGGCGGCATTGCCGAACGCGAGGGCCTGATGCATCGCCTGACGGTGATCGAAGGTACGCTCGGCAAGGCTTTCGGCGTCATGGGCGGCTATATCACCGGCTCGGCGGCGCTTTGCGATTTCATCCGCTCCTTCGCCTCCGGTTTCATCTTCACCACTGCGCTGCCACCGGCGCTGGCGGCGGGCGCGCTCGCCTCGATCCGGCATCTCAAGGAAAGCCAGGTCGAACGTTTCGCGCATCAGGAGAGGGTTCGGCGGCTACGGTCGCTGCTCGACCAGCGCGGCATTCCGCACATGGTCAATCCGAGCCATATCGTGCCGGTGATTGTCGGCGACGCGGCCAAGTGCAAGTGGATCTCCGACCTGCTGCTCGATAATTTCGGCGTCTATGTTCAGCCGATCAACTATCCGACCGTGCCGAAGAAGACCGAGCGCCTGCGCATCACGCCGACGCCGCTGCATTCGGATGCCGATATCGACCATCTGGTCGGCGCGCTGCATTCGCTTTGGTCGCGCTGCGCGCTGGCGAGGGCGGTAGCGTAA
- a CDS encoding FAD binding domain-containing protein, translating into MYETNYHRASSVQEAIKLMGDAAEGKYLSGGMTLIPTMKQRLAAPSDLIDLRHIGEMKGITVTGRSVRIGAATTHEEVATSAELKAVCPAICGLASQIGDPHVRHMGTIGGSIANNDPAADYPAAMLALDAVIVTNNRELTAGDFFTGLFETALEEGEIITAVRFEAPAKAAYQKFRNPASRYAITGVFVAQRDNGDVRVAVTGAGSNGVFRHQGLEAALAANWSPDAVANVTVDAADLLSDLHASAAYRANLVKVMTKRAVAAA; encoded by the coding sequence ATGTACGAGACGAATTACCACAGAGCCTCGTCGGTCCAGGAGGCAATCAAGCTGATGGGCGATGCGGCCGAAGGAAAATATCTTTCGGGAGGCATGACGCTCATCCCCACGATGAAGCAGCGGCTTGCTGCGCCGAGCGATCTGATCGATCTCCGCCACATCGGCGAAATGAAGGGAATCACCGTCACCGGCCGGTCGGTACGGATCGGCGCGGCAACCACCCACGAAGAGGTTGCCACCTCCGCCGAGCTCAAAGCGGTCTGTCCCGCCATTTGCGGGCTGGCCAGCCAGATCGGCGATCCGCATGTGCGTCACATGGGCACGATCGGCGGCTCCATCGCCAACAACGATCCGGCGGCCGATTATCCGGCCGCGATGCTGGCGCTCGATGCGGTGATCGTCACCAACAATCGCGAGCTCACGGCGGGCGACTTCTTCACCGGCCTCTTCGAAACGGCGCTGGAGGAGGGCGAGATCATCACCGCCGTCCGCTTCGAGGCGCCCGCTAAGGCCGCTTACCAGAAGTTCCGCAACCCCGCCTCGCGCTACGCGATCACCGGCGTCTTCGTTGCGCAGCGCGACAATGGCGATGTTCGTGTTGCCGTCACCGGCGCGGGCTCGAACGGCGTCTTCCGCCACCAGGGCCTCGAGGCGGCGCTTGCCGCCAATTGGTCACCGGACGCCGTCGCAAACGTGACGGTCGACGCTGCCGATTTGCTTTCCGATCTCCATGCGAGTGCTGCCTATCGCGCCAACCTCGTCAAGGTGATGACGAAACGCGCCGTGGCGGCGGCCTGA
- a CDS encoding xanthine dehydrogenase family protein molybdopterin-binding subunit → MGVEGIGARVARKEDKRFLIGKGRYTDDMTVPGMKYAVFVRSPHAHATIARIDATAAKAMPGVIDVLDGKQLLGDGIGNIICGWMIHSKDGSPMKMGAWRPLADKTVRYVGDAVAIVVADSVAEARDAAEAVVVDYEPLPVVTDPVDAMAEGQPQIHPEAQNNLIFDWELGDAAAVDRAIAGAAHVTELKIYNNRLSPNAMEPRATLGIYDAGDDHYTCYTTSQNPHLARLVMSAFYNVAPENKLRVIAPDVGGGFGSKIYIYPEEIVCLWASKRTGVPVKWTCDRTEAFLTDAHGRDHVSTVKMAFDANNRITALKVDTIANLGAYMSLFSSCVPTYLYATLLSGQYDIPAIHANVRTVYTNTAPVDAYRGAGRPEATYLLERTMETAARELGLSPAEIRRINFIRSFPHQTPVIMNYDAGDYETSLSAAMAAADWNGFATRRAEAERRGMKRGIGMSCYIEACGLAPSAAAGSLGAGVGLWESAEVRVNAVGTIEVMTGSHSHGQGHETTFAQLVAERFGVPIDSVNIVHGDTDKVQMGMGTYGSRSGAVGMSAVAKALDKVEVKAKKIAAHLMEADESDIVIENGELKVAGTDKAVPWFQMALAAYTAHNLPAGMEPGLKEGAFYDPANFTFPAGCYICEVEVDPETGQTKIVQFVAADDFGNIINPMIVEGQVHGGLAQGIGQALLEGVHYDESGQLLTASYMDYAMPRADDLPSFKVSTSNTPCPNNPLGVKGCGEAGAIGSPPALINAITDAIGNNTLTMPATPQKVWVAMHSSN, encoded by the coding sequence GACAAGCGCTTCCTGATCGGCAAGGGGCGCTACACCGACGACATGACGGTGCCGGGAATGAAATACGCTGTCTTTGTACGCAGTCCGCACGCGCATGCGACGATCGCCAGGATCGATGCAACGGCGGCCAAGGCGATGCCCGGCGTCATCGACGTGCTCGACGGTAAGCAACTGCTTGGCGATGGTATCGGCAATATCATTTGCGGCTGGATGATCCATTCGAAGGACGGCTCGCCGATGAAGATGGGCGCCTGGCGGCCGCTTGCCGACAAGACCGTGCGCTATGTGGGCGATGCCGTTGCCATTGTGGTCGCCGACAGTGTTGCCGAAGCACGCGACGCCGCGGAGGCGGTGGTCGTCGACTACGAGCCGCTGCCGGTGGTCACCGATCCGGTGGATGCCATGGCCGAAGGCCAGCCGCAGATCCATCCGGAAGCCCAAAACAACCTGATCTTCGATTGGGAACTCGGCGATGCTGCTGCGGTCGACCGGGCGATTGCAGGTGCGGCGCATGTCACGGAGCTGAAGATTTATAACAACCGTCTGTCGCCCAATGCGATGGAGCCGCGCGCCACGCTCGGCATCTACGACGCGGGCGACGATCACTATACCTGCTATACGACGAGCCAGAATCCGCATTTGGCACGGCTCGTGATGAGCGCCTTCTACAATGTCGCGCCGGAAAACAAGCTAAGAGTGATCGCCCCTGATGTCGGCGGCGGCTTCGGCTCGAAGATCTACATCTATCCGGAGGAAATCGTCTGCCTCTGGGCCTCGAAGCGGACCGGTGTGCCGGTGAAATGGACCTGCGACCGCACAGAGGCCTTTTTGACGGATGCGCATGGCCGCGATCACGTGTCGACGGTGAAGATGGCGTTCGACGCCAACAACCGGATCACCGCGTTGAAGGTCGATACGATCGCCAATCTCGGCGCCTACATGTCGCTCTTCTCCTCCTGCGTGCCGACTTATCTCTATGCGACGCTGCTCTCCGGGCAATACGATATCCCGGCGATCCATGCCAATGTCCGCACCGTCTACACCAACACCGCTCCGGTCGATGCCTATCGTGGCGCCGGGCGCCCGGAGGCGACCTATCTCCTCGAACGCACGATGGAAACCGCGGCGCGCGAACTTGGCCTGTCGCCAGCCGAAATCCGGCGCATCAACTTCATCCGTTCCTTCCCGCACCAGACGCCGGTGATCATGAATTACGACGCGGGAGATTATGAAACGTCGCTGAGTGCGGCGATGGCGGCCGCCGACTGGAACGGCTTTGCAACGCGTAGGGCAGAGGCCGAGCGGCGCGGCATGAAGCGTGGCATCGGCATGAGTTGTTATATCGAGGCTTGCGGGCTGGCGCCTTCCGCCGCGGCCGGCTCGCTCGGCGCCGGCGTCGGGCTGTGGGAATCGGCGGAGGTCAGGGTCAACGCGGTCGGAACGATCGAGGTGATGACCGGTTCGCACAGCCACGGCCAAGGGCATGAAACGACCTTTGCCCAGCTCGTCGCCGAGCGGTTCGGCGTGCCGATCGACAGCGTCAATATCGTTCACGGCGATACGGACAAGGTGCAGATGGGCATGGGCACCTACGGCTCGCGCTCGGGGGCCGTCGGCATGTCGGCGGTCGCCAAGGCGCTCGACAAGGTGGAGGTGAAGGCGAAGAAGATCGCCGCTCACCTGATGGAGGCGGACGAGAGCGACATCGTCATCGAAAACGGCGAGCTCAAGGTCGCCGGCACCGACAAGGCGGTTCCCTGGTTCCAGATGGCGCTTGCCGCCTATACCGCCCACAACCTGCCTGCCGGCATGGAACCCGGCCTCAAGGAGGGCGCCTTCTACGATCCGGCCAATTTTACGTTCCCGGCTGGCTGCTATATCTGCGAGGTGGAGGTCGATCCTGAGACGGGTCAGACGAAGATCGTCCAGTTTGTCGCGGCGGACGATTTCGGCAATATCATCAATCCGATGATCGTCGAGGGACAGGTGCATGGCGGGCTTGCGCAGGGCATTGGCCAGGCGCTGCTCGAAGGCGTGCACTACGACGAGAGCGGCCAGTTGTTGACGGCGAGCTACATGGACTACGCCATGCCGCGGGCCGACGACCTGCCGTCCTTCAAGGTATCGACCTCGAACACGCCCTGCCCGAACAATCCCCTCGGGGTCAAGGGCTGCGGCGAAGCGGGTGCGATCGGTTCGCCGCCGGCGCTGATCAACGCGATCACCGATGCGATCGGCAACAATACGCTCACCATGCCCGCCACACCTCAGAAGGTCTGGGTGGCGATGCATTCCAGCAATTGA